One genomic region from Candidatus Hydrogenedentota bacterium encodes:
- the pstB gene encoding phosphate ABC transporter ATP-binding protein PstB — protein MEFKIQTQALNLHYGIFHALKNVDIQIKPQMITAIIGPSGCGKSTLLRCFNRMNELIKGVRISGQILLDGMDIHGPAIDLTHLRRRVGMVFQRPNPFPLSVADNVAYGLRVHGGIRRGELNEAVERSLRATWLWDAVKDRLNGPALALSPEQQQRLCISRVVALEPEVLLMDEPCSALDPIATGHIEELMQHLAEQYAIVIVTHNMQQASRVSSESAFMLLGELIEFGPTINIFENPRDKRTEDYVSGHYG, from the coding sequence ATGGAGTTCAAGATACAGACTCAGGCGTTGAACCTGCACTACGGCATTTTTCACGCCCTTAAGAATGTTGATATCCAGATCAAGCCCCAGATGATCACGGCGATCATCGGCCCTTCGGGATGCGGTAAATCCACATTGCTGCGCTGCTTCAACCGGATGAACGAGCTGATCAAAGGTGTCCGGATTAGCGGCCAGATCCTTCTCGACGGAATGGATATCCACGGTCCAGCGATCGATCTCACACATCTTCGGCGGCGCGTCGGGATGGTTTTCCAGCGCCCCAATCCATTTCCCTTGTCCGTCGCCGACAATGTGGCATACGGCCTTCGCGTCCACGGCGGGATTCGGCGGGGCGAGCTGAACGAGGCCGTTGAAAGGAGCCTCAGGGCCACGTGGCTTTGGGACGCGGTAAAAGACCGGCTGAATGGTCCTGCGCTTGCGCTTTCGCCAGAGCAACAGCAACGGCTCTGTATCTCCAGGGTGGTTGCGCTTGAGCCGGAGGTCTTGCTCATGGACGAGCCCTGTTCGGCGCTCGACCCGATCGCTACGGGGCATATCGAAGAGCTGATGCAACACCTGGCCGAGCAATACGCCATCGTAATCGTGACACACAACATGCAACAAGCCAGCCGGGTTTCGTCGGAGTCGGCCTTTATGCTGTTGGGCGAACTGATAGAGTTTGGGCCAACCATCAATATTTTCGAGAATCCGAGGGACAAACGTACCGAAGACTACGTATCCGGTCACTATGGATAA
- a CDS encoding sulfatase-like hydrolase/transferase encodes MKKALGVLIKLVFTVLLFVLLFRPQTFGLSEDTFGGVTPAKMWEELRGTNLSILVPWLAFAALIRLAGMTAGMLRWRLLLKGQGLTIPFGYLVQSWFVGRFFGIFLPSTIGLDGYRFYDSSLYTGQPVKCATVIAVEKLIGFVALTFLVFLTFPLGFRLLNINVVIFAGILVVLAVFVAVAFLLLLNPRVIQILVAVVPTPAKISNMLNKLGLAATAYSGNRMLLLKATFLGLLVHLGTCFMFFGTMMAIRAENTSLWDILFASPVMIYGTVLGPSIGGEGIREIVFVSLLSGTAGAAAAALFAHLGWWVGDVVPFLIGMPILILRSRKPKDEMASELARMRSKAAESQVLMHLTPDEVAGYRRNIINCLLAGALAGLIGGAIIGLAEAAWVVSHHAGYTEWSAYWWGPAVYGALFLWVGLGIAAGLTFLYLLAKRFLSAKFDFALTLGLVLAMAFLAIGRFCYRRDVLGEKPLTMGQNLNVLIIALGLLAGAAVLALLVTWPFRFKRGAASGAGAGVFAALVILGVALSFGAPGRAAPEFAPPQKAAGPNIILMVADALRADYLPDYSESAPIETPALSRFAGDSVLFTGCFSQASWTKPSFATIFSGRYPESHTATGKNSSLPDEITTFAEVFSQHGYYTKGFSNNPNIMGSFNFGQGFTDYTDLKPDLYFFAESSASKLTGYDGLRKIWSVVAKRLGGKMNVTRFYQPAEVVSREALAWLDGTERPAGAPFLLFMHYMDPHDPFMNHDNPGEGYARVQSGDPDPGKFLEPMRHAYYTEIEYMDAHIGAFLDGLRERGLYDTSVILFTADHGEEFYDHEGWWHGQTLYDEVIRVPLMLHLPGGELAGQSNADFARHIDIAPTMMGLVGLPKPEEMPGMALLEGGVFKNDATGHVYAENDFEGIVLQAVRTRDEKLIFANEGNPRGLAPVEHYNLATDPRETTNLGDSVPDRVHELASLLEGMVAFIREGAAEPAIVDGVSQDVADQLRALGYGGNDAKTSPKSETSQDASGQSVPDPDSAP; translated from the coding sequence ATGAAGAAAGCTCTCGGAGTTCTGATCAAACTTGTCTTCACGGTGTTGCTGTTTGTCCTGTTGTTCCGGCCTCAGACATTCGGCTTGTCTGAAGACACATTCGGCGGTGTAACGCCCGCGAAAATGTGGGAGGAGCTCCGCGGAACCAATCTCAGCATTCTCGTGCCCTGGTTGGCATTTGCCGCGTTGATCAGGTTGGCGGGAATGACGGCGGGGATGCTGCGGTGGCGTCTTCTCCTGAAAGGGCAAGGGCTGACCATTCCCTTCGGCTATCTCGTACAGAGCTGGTTTGTAGGGCGATTCTTTGGCATCTTTCTGCCAAGTACGATCGGACTGGACGGCTATCGCTTCTACGACTCTTCGCTCTACACGGGCCAACCCGTGAAATGCGCGACCGTGATTGCCGTCGAAAAACTTATCGGTTTCGTCGCGCTCACGTTTCTTGTGTTTCTGACGTTCCCGCTCGGATTCCGGCTCCTCAACATCAATGTGGTCATTTTCGCGGGTATTTTGGTCGTGCTTGCGGTATTCGTCGCCGTGGCCTTTTTGCTTCTGCTGAATCCGCGCGTGATTCAAATCCTCGTGGCGGTCGTTCCGACGCCGGCCAAGATCTCGAACATGCTCAACAAGCTGGGCTTGGCCGCAACGGCCTACAGCGGAAACCGCATGCTGCTCCTGAAGGCCACGTTCCTCGGGCTGTTGGTCCACCTGGGCACCTGCTTCATGTTCTTTGGCACCATGATGGCCATACGCGCCGAGAATACCAGCCTGTGGGACATCCTGTTCGCGAGCCCGGTTATGATCTACGGCACGGTGCTGGGCCCGTCGATCGGCGGCGAGGGCATTCGCGAAATCGTGTTTGTCAGTCTGCTGAGCGGCACTGCCGGGGCTGCCGCCGCCGCACTTTTCGCCCACCTCGGGTGGTGGGTCGGCGATGTGGTGCCGTTCCTCATCGGGATGCCCATCCTCATACTCCGCTCGCGCAAACCCAAGGATGAAATGGCCTCGGAACTCGCCCGGATGCGCAGCAAAGCCGCCGAATCCCAAGTCCTGATGCATCTCACTCCTGACGAAGTAGCCGGCTACCGCCGCAACATCATCAACTGCCTCCTGGCGGGCGCTCTGGCCGGCCTCATCGGCGGCGCCATTATCGGTCTGGCCGAAGCGGCATGGGTGGTGAGCCATCACGCAGGCTATACGGAATGGTCCGCGTACTGGTGGGGGCCCGCGGTATATGGCGCGCTTTTCCTATGGGTGGGCTTGGGAATCGCCGCCGGGCTTACCTTCCTGTATCTGCTTGCCAAGCGGTTTCTGTCCGCCAAGTTTGATTTTGCGCTGACCCTTGGGCTGGTGCTGGCCATGGCCTTCCTTGCCATCGGCCGTTTCTGTTACCGGCGCGATGTCCTCGGCGAAAAACCTCTTACCATGGGCCAGAACCTCAACGTGCTCATTATTGCCCTCGGGCTTCTGGCGGGAGCTGCGGTGCTGGCTCTCCTCGTAACCTGGCCGTTTCGGTTCAAACGCGGCGCGGCGTCGGGAGCCGGCGCTGGCGTCTTCGCGGCTCTCGTAATTCTGGGCGTGGCACTATCCTTCGGGGCCCCCGGCCGTGCCGCGCCCGAATTCGCTCCGCCCCAGAAAGCAGCCGGTCCCAACATTATCCTGATGGTCGCCGATGCGCTTCGGGCCGACTATCTGCCGGACTATTCCGAGTCTGCGCCCATCGAAACCCCTGCGCTCAGCCGGTTCGCCGGCGATAGCGTCCTGTTCACGGGGTGTTTTTCGCAAGCTTCGTGGACCAAACCCTCGTTCGCGACCATCTTTTCGGGCCGTTATCCGGAGTCCCATACTGCTACCGGCAAGAACTCGAGCCTCCCGGACGAAATCACCACTTTCGCGGAGGTGTTCTCTCAGCACGGCTACTATACAAAAGGCTTCTCGAACAACCCCAACATCATGGGGTCATTCAATTTCGGACAGGGGTTCACTGATTACACCGACCTCAAACCCGACCTGTACTTCTTCGCCGAATCCTCCGCGTCGAAGCTCACGGGCTACGACGGCCTCCGGAAAATATGGAGTGTGGTTGCCAAGCGGTTGGGGGGCAAGATGAACGTTACCCGCTTCTATCAGCCCGCCGAGGTCGTCTCGCGCGAAGCCCTTGCCTGGCTCGACGGGACCGAACGCCCCGCCGGCGCCCCCTTCCTGCTGTTCATGCACTACATGGACCCGCATGACCCGTTCATGAACCACGACAATCCCGGCGAAGGCTACGCGCGTGTCCAAAGTGGCGATCCTGACCCCGGGAAGTTTCTCGAGCCCATGCGGCACGCGTACTACACCGAAATCGAGTACATGGATGCGCACATCGGCGCGTTCCTTGACGGACTGCGCGAACGCGGGCTCTACGACACCAGCGTCATCCTGTTTACTGCCGACCACGGCGAGGAATTCTATGACCACGAGGGGTGGTGGCATGGCCAGACGCTCTACGATGAAGTGATACGCGTGCCCTTGATGCTGCATCTTCCGGGGGGCGAGCTGGCGGGTCAGAGCAACGCGGATTTCGCGCGCCACATCGATATTGCACCAACCATGATGGGGCTTGTCGGCCTGCCAAAACCCGAGGAAATGCCCGGGATGGCCCTGCTCGAAGGCGGCGTGTTCAAGAATGACGCCACCGGGCATGTCTACGCCGAGAACGACTTCGAGGGCATCGTCCTTCAGGCCGTACGCACCCGCGATGAGAAACTTATCTTCGCCAACGAAGGAAACCCGCGCGGCCTCGCGCCCGTCGAGCACTACAATCTGGCCACGGACCCTCGAGAAACCACGAATCTCGGCGACAGCGTGCCGGATCGGGTCCATGAACTGGCCTCTTTGCTCGAAGGGATGGTGGCGTTCATCCGGGAAGGCGCCGCCGAACCCGCTATCGTAGACGGCGTTTCCCAGGACGTCGCGGACCAGCTCAGAGCGCTCGGATACGGCGGCAACGACGCCAAGACGTCACCCAAGAGCGAAACCAGCCAGGATGCCAGCGGCCAGAGCGTCCCGGACCCTGACAGCGCACCCTGA
- a CDS encoding cupin domain-containing protein, which yields MGETARDIYCEAVNETHVDSNWYRRGFTCERRCDRPGQTWSDYAHDVDELVMLVEGEIEVEMKGKIHKLRPGQELLVPASVPHTIRNVGSTHAVWLKGMAMDHAYTD from the coding sequence ATGGGAGAAACCGCTCGAGATATCTATTGTGAAGCTGTCAACGAGACCCATGTTGATTCCAATTGGTACCGGCGCGGCTTCACCTGCGAGAGACGTTGCGACCGCCCCGGCCAGACATGGTCGGATTATGCTCATGACGTTGATGAGCTCGTGATGCTTGTTGAAGGCGAAATCGAAGTTGAAATGAAGGGAAAGATTCACAAGCTTAGACCCGGACAAGAACTTCTGGTTCCCGCCTCTGTGCCTCACACCATCCGGAACGTTGGCTCTACGCACGCCGTGTGGTTGAAAGGCATGGCGATGGACCATGCGTATACGGATTAG
- a CDS encoding GntG family PLP-dependent aldolase, translating into MKDALVDLRSDTVTRPTPSMRQAMAEAEVGDDVLGEDPTVNALQRRVAAMVGKQAALFVPTGTMANLLAAVSQTRPGDTIVLDETAHPFNFESGGLAMVAGLMTKTVRGDCGILSPEQVEEALVLHKDHHYSITSLVSVENTTNRGGGAVYPPATVAAIGDVVHRHALRLHCDGARIFNACAASGAGVKEYARHCDTLSFCFSKGLGAPVGSILTGDAETIDRAHRYRKMLGGGMRQAGVLAAAANYALDHHIERLRDDHHRARRFREALEGLPGIAFPLPSPTNIVFLDVINAERFVSALKQHGVLAGVAGPTRIRVVFHLDVDDEGLETAITCFRETACRSQE; encoded by the coding sequence GTGAAGGACGCCTTAGTTGATCTGCGCAGCGACACGGTCACGCGGCCCACGCCGAGCATGCGTCAAGCCATGGCCGAAGCCGAAGTCGGCGACGATGTGCTGGGTGAAGACCCAACCGTCAATGCCCTTCAGAGAAGGGTCGCTGCGATGGTGGGCAAGCAAGCCGCCCTGTTTGTGCCCACGGGGACCATGGCGAATCTGCTGGCCGCCGTTTCCCAGACGCGGCCCGGCGACACCATCGTATTGGACGAGACCGCCCACCCGTTCAACTTCGAATCGGGCGGCCTCGCCATGGTCGCCGGCTTGATGACGAAGACCGTTCGCGGAGATTGCGGCATTCTGTCTCCCGAACAGGTTGAAGAGGCCCTCGTGCTTCATAAAGACCACCATTACTCGATAACGTCGCTGGTGTCAGTCGAGAATACCACCAACCGCGGCGGCGGCGCGGTATACCCGCCCGCCACCGTCGCGGCTATCGGCGATGTGGTGCACCGGCACGCCCTGCGTCTTCATTGCGACGGCGCGCGCATTTTCAACGCCTGTGCGGCCAGCGGCGCCGGGGTGAAGGAGTATGCCCGCCATTGCGATACCCTCTCGTTCTGCTTCTCAAAAGGGTTGGGGGCGCCCGTAGGGTCTATTCTCACCGGTGACGCCGAAACCATCGACCGGGCGCATCGCTATCGCAAAATGCTGGGAGGAGGCATGCGCCAGGCAGGGGTGCTTGCCGCCGCGGCCAATTACGCCCTGGACCACCACATCGAGCGCCTGCGCGATGACCACCACCGCGCGAGACGGTTCCGCGAAGCTCTCGAGGGCCTGCCGGGCATTGCATTCCCCCTGCCGTCGCCCACCAACATCGTGTTTCTCGATGTGATCAATGCGGAGCGCTTCGTTTCCGCCCTCAAACAGCACGGCGTACTCGCGGGCGTCGCCGGACCCACACGCATCCGGGTTGTGTTTCATCTCGATGTCGACGACGAAGGGCTCGAGACAGCCATAACGTGTTTTCGCGAAACCGCCTGCCGCAGTCAAGAATGA
- a CDS encoding TlpA disulfide reductase family protein, with product MRKPCSCLVFAFALCAAVPAAALAVGDAVPPLRLGEWVKPGPVDLLDFSGSTPKTFFLIEFWATWCQPCRMMMPHINELQRQYAGAGLVVIGVSNEDPETVRAFVASTGADMSYAVAVDSRNRDVYNAYMRPVGSPGLPHAFLIDREGMLAWHGVPAARELDPLIERIAGKQYTLKSEQLAQRAERLIPRYFATVKRGDEAEAATLGQRILEWGTARPDMLRGFAWRILTEPGLETRDAETALRAATAAVQAAPEDFRALETLAHALAESGKSTDAVETQKKAIAACPDEVLRKSMQDSLEEFLALEPKNPTQQ from the coding sequence GTGCGCAAACCCTGCTCCTGTCTGGTCTTTGCCTTCGCTCTCTGCGCGGCTGTGCCCGCGGCCGCGCTTGCCGTGGGTGACGCCGTGCCGCCGCTCCGCTTGGGCGAGTGGGTGAAGCCCGGTCCCGTGGACCTGCTCGACTTCAGCGGCAGCACTCCAAAAACCTTCTTCTTGATAGAGTTTTGGGCTACCTGGTGCCAGCCCTGCCGCATGATGATGCCCCATATCAACGAACTGCAACGCCAATATGCCGGGGCGGGACTCGTGGTCATCGGGGTCAGCAACGAGGACCCGGAGACCGTGCGCGCATTCGTGGCATCCACGGGAGCGGACATGAGCTACGCCGTGGCCGTCGACAGCAGGAACCGCGACGTCTACAACGCTTACATGCGGCCCGTTGGCTCGCCAGGCCTGCCCCACGCATTTCTCATCGACCGCGAGGGCATGCTCGCCTGGCACGGCGTGCCCGCGGCCCGGGAACTGGATCCCCTCATCGAACGCATCGCCGGGAAACAGTACACCCTGAAGTCCGAGCAGCTTGCTCAACGCGCTGAGCGCCTTATCCCGCGCTATTTCGCCACCGTAAAACGCGGGGACGAGGCCGAAGCCGCGACGCTCGGCCAACGCATCCTCGAATGGGGCACAGCCCGCCCGGACATGTTGCGCGGCTTCGCATGGCGCATCCTGACGGAACCCGGCCTCGAAACGCGCGACGCCGAAACCGCTTTACGCGCTGCTACAGCCGCCGTACAAGCCGCGCCAGAGGACTTCAGGGCCCTTGAGACCCTCGCGCATGCGTTAGCCGAATCAGGCAAGTCAACCGACGCCGTTGAAACCCAGAAGAAAGCCATCGCCGCGTGCCCTGACGAGGTCCTGAGGAAAAGCATGCAGGATTCTCTTGAAGAGTTCCTGGCGCTTGAACCCAAAAACCCTACCCAACAGTAA
- a CDS encoding aminoglycoside phosphotransferase family protein, with product MNCVATHLDVEADAISLAPIPTGIFNDSYYILANGQEYVLRVAPPRNAVFCFYEREMMRQEPYIHRLLLENTTVPVARIYAFDDSHDIIPRDFLIMQRLPGIAMTELVHVDEDAVLRQVGEALAETHAQKREAYGYVGEHHPMEPQSSWVDAFLIMWRKLVDDVVSVGYYDDEERALMLRTLDKYVKLFDRPVGPSLLHMDVWAQNILVEGGNRLTGVLDWDRALWGDPEIEFAVLDYCGISKPAFWEGYGSPRDDSAEARVRNFFYLLYEMQKYIVIRHGRSHDAYGAMDYKRQVMQIIRRIQKSD from the coding sequence ATGAACTGCGTCGCCACCCACTTGGATGTGGAGGCCGACGCTATCTCGCTGGCTCCTATCCCGACGGGTATATTCAACGATTCCTACTACATTCTGGCGAATGGCCAGGAATACGTGCTTCGTGTCGCCCCGCCGCGCAATGCCGTTTTCTGTTTCTATGAGAGAGAGATGATGCGCCAGGAGCCCTACATTCACCGGCTGCTTCTGGAGAACACGACGGTGCCAGTGGCGCGTATCTACGCTTTTGATGACAGTCACGACATCATCCCGCGCGACTTCCTTATCATGCAGCGTCTGCCCGGGATCGCGATGACCGAACTGGTGCATGTGGACGAAGATGCCGTGTTGCGCCAGGTCGGCGAGGCCTTGGCGGAGACCCATGCTCAGAAGCGCGAGGCCTACGGCTATGTGGGCGAACATCATCCGATGGAACCTCAGTCCTCGTGGGTGGATGCCTTCTTGATCATGTGGCGCAAGCTGGTGGACGACGTGGTGTCGGTGGGGTATTACGACGACGAAGAGCGCGCGTTAATGCTCCGGACGTTGGACAAGTATGTGAAGCTGTTCGACCGTCCCGTCGGGCCCTCTCTGCTTCATATGGACGTGTGGGCGCAAAACATCCTCGTGGAAGGCGGGAACCGGCTCACCGGCGTGCTCGATTGGGACCGCGCGCTCTGGGGCGACCCCGAAATCGAGTTCGCGGTGCTCGATTACTGTGGAATTTCGAAACCGGCCTTCTGGGAGGGTTACGGCAGCCCGCGGGACGATTCCGCCGAGGCGCGCGTGCGTAATTTCTTCTATCTGCTTTACGAAATGCAGAAATACATCGTCATTCGCCATGGGCGCAGCCACGATGCGTATGGGGCAATGGACTATAAGCGCCAAGTGATGCAAATCATTCGCCGTATCCAGAAGAGCGACTGA
- a CDS encoding enoyl-ACP reductase, with translation MPEGLLQGKTGVILGVANERSIAWACATACAGAGARLIFNYLGEPLEKRVKRLLSEHLPDAPAYPCDVSKDEDITDFFRNVRNHTERLDFVVHSLAYADREDLQRDFVGTSRASFALAMDISAYSLVAVAREAAPLMTAGGSIVTMTYFGSEKVVPNYNVMGVAKAALEASARYLASDLGPQGIRVNCVSAGPVRTLSASAIAGARAIGRYVEKVSPLRRNVDVAEVGHAALYLVSDWSSAITGEVLHVDGGCNIIGMGLAEKE, from the coding sequence ATGCCGGAGGGATTGTTACAAGGAAAGACAGGGGTAATTCTAGGCGTTGCGAATGAGCGCTCGATCGCGTGGGCCTGCGCGACGGCCTGCGCGGGCGCTGGAGCCCGGCTCATCTTCAACTACCTCGGGGAACCGTTGGAGAAACGCGTCAAGAGACTCCTGAGCGAGCACCTGCCTGATGCGCCGGCTTATCCCTGCGACGTCTCGAAAGACGAGGACATCACGGATTTTTTCCGCAACGTACGCAACCACACCGAGCGGCTGGATTTTGTGGTGCATTCGCTCGCGTACGCGGACCGCGAGGACCTGCAACGCGATTTTGTGGGAACGTCGCGGGCCAGTTTTGCCCTGGCCATGGATATCTCGGCCTACTCGCTGGTTGCCGTAGCGCGCGAGGCCGCCCCCCTGATGACAGCCGGCGGAAGCATCGTGACCATGACCTATTTTGGGTCGGAGAAGGTCGTCCCGAACTATAATGTGATGGGCGTTGCAAAAGCCGCGCTCGAGGCATCGGCGCGGTATCTGGCGAGCGATTTGGGTCCCCAGGGCATCCGGGTGAATTGTGTCAGCGCGGGTCCCGTCCGCACCCTTTCGGCATCGGCCATCGCTGGAGCGCGCGCGATCGGCAGATATGTGGAAAAGGTGTCGCCGCTCCGCCGCAACGTGGATGTAGCGGAGGTGGGCCATGCAGCCCTGTATCTCGTGTCCGATTGGTCGTCGGCAATCACGGGAGAAGTGCTGCACGTGGACGGAGGGTGTAATATTATCGGGATGGGTCTCGCGGAGAAGGAATAG
- a CDS encoding lipase maturation factor family protein — protein MKKTEIPRRSTQSFLVTRWVFLRCIAALYLVTFLSLLWQIPGLLGENGISPAQENLELARLSLGAERYLAFPTLFWLNSSDAFLYVLCGAGVAGSCLLFLGVSPIVLVPFLWIVHLSLFTVGEELLEFQWDALLLEVGFLALFLAPRGLYPGFARNDPPSRPVLWLYRLLLFRLVFIAGMVRLHYVLLEGVTAFEVPFVSQPVPTLLGWYANGTPAAFRIGLGAVLLASQLLAPFLLFMPRRIRVGACAALILQQVALMAIGLYLMTGLLTIAVCITLLDDAFWRGLVRGAAQWIRRKGDVPASRTSPLRSFAVGMAAVPILILSAIQLVTPLVSPDGWPERADTVVALFEPFHIINTYETFALAPEQRPEIIIEGSMDGQTWKPYEFRAKTGDLQKAPLWLQPGLSRLDTRMRLAAMTEVSANPWIVALMSRLLEGSPEVLTLLGDNPFPLAPPRHIRAVRYVYTFNNAETAFREGRWWHREAVGLYAPQMSRPVYFEMAECAPASVLIPHPASSS, from the coding sequence GTGAAGAAGACAGAGATTCCCCGGCGTTCCACACAGAGTTTTCTGGTGACGCGCTGGGTGTTTCTGCGTTGTATCGCTGCGCTGTATCTTGTGACTTTTCTGTCGCTGTTGTGGCAGATTCCGGGGTTGCTTGGTGAAAACGGGATCTCGCCGGCTCAAGAGAATCTGGAACTGGCGCGCTTATCGTTGGGCGCGGAACGGTATCTGGCGTTTCCGACTCTCTTCTGGCTGAACAGCAGCGACGCGTTCCTGTACGTGCTGTGCGGCGCCGGGGTGGCAGGTTCGTGCCTGCTGTTTCTGGGCGTTTCACCCATCGTGCTGGTTCCCTTCCTTTGGATTGTGCACCTGTCCCTTTTCACCGTGGGCGAGGAGTTGTTGGAGTTCCAGTGGGACGCGTTGCTTCTCGAAGTCGGATTCCTGGCGCTCTTCTTGGCGCCGCGGGGGCTGTATCCCGGGTTCGCCCGGAACGACCCGCCCTCAAGACCGGTGCTATGGCTCTACCGGCTGCTGTTGTTCCGGCTGGTCTTCATAGCGGGAATGGTGCGGCTGCATTACGTGCTCCTCGAGGGCGTGACAGCGTTCGAGGTGCCTTTCGTGAGCCAGCCCGTGCCGACGCTGCTGGGCTGGTACGCCAACGGTACGCCAGCGGCGTTTCGCATCGGCCTGGGTGCGGTGCTGCTCGCAAGCCAGCTTCTGGCGCCGTTTCTGCTGTTCATGCCCCGGCGGATCCGTGTAGGGGCGTGCGCCGCGCTGATACTCCAGCAGGTAGCGCTTATGGCGATTGGCTTATACCTGATGACGGGACTTCTCACGATAGCGGTTTGCATCACCCTCCTCGACGACGCGTTCTGGAGGGGGCTTGTGCGGGGGGCGGCCCAGTGGATCCGCCGGAAAGGCGACGTGCCCGCTTCGAGAACCTCGCCTCTGCGCAGTTTCGCCGTGGGCATGGCGGCGGTACCCATCCTGATTCTGTCGGCGATTCAGCTGGTAACCCCGCTGGTCTCACCGGACGGCTGGCCCGAACGCGCGGATACGGTTGTGGCGCTCTTTGAGCCGTTCCATATTATCAACACCTACGAGACCTTCGCCCTGGCGCCCGAGCAGCGGCCCGAGATCATTATCGAGGGCAGCATGGACGGGCAGACATGGAAACCGTACGAGTTCCGCGCCAAGACCGGCGACCTGCAGAAAGCGCCTCTGTGGTTACAGCCGGGGCTTTCGCGGCTGGATACGCGCATGCGTCTCGCCGCCATGACAGAGGTGTCGGCGAATCCCTGGATTGTGGCGCTCATGTCGCGGCTGCTCGAGGGGTCTCCGGAAGTCCTCACCCTGCTGGGCGATAACCCGTTCCCGCTGGCGCCGCCGCGGCACATTCGCGCCGTCCGCTACGTCTACACGTTCAACAACGCCGAGACAGCCTTCCGGGAAGGCAGGTGGTGGCACCGCGAGGCCGTGGGCCTGTACGCGCCGCAGATGTCGCGGCCGGTGTATTTCGAGATGGCGGAATGCGCGCCAGCCTCGGTGCTGATTCCTCATCCGGCGTCGAGTTCCTGA
- the phoU gene encoding phosphate signaling complex protein PhoU: MSKHLHNEIEKLKKRILNLSTMVESAVQMATTALRERDSELAKSVISADSEIDLCEVDIEEECQKILALYQPVAHDLRHIIAVLKINAELERIGDATVNISERVLLLVNKEWMDIHIDFPDMAQKAQDMLHKSLDALVNLDASLAYEVILADDEVDAINEHMYGQVEKAIQQEPDRVDSYINLLGISHNIERIADHASNIAEDVIYLLEGRIVRHRAEEFRRGTARE; the protein is encoded by the coding sequence ATGTCCAAACACCTCCACAACGAGATCGAGAAGCTCAAGAAGCGGATTTTGAACTTGAGCACGATGGTGGAAAGCGCCGTGCAGATGGCCACCACGGCCTTACGGGAACGCGACTCAGAGCTGGCCAAGTCCGTCATAAGCGCCGACAGCGAAATCGACTTGTGCGAAGTCGACATCGAGGAGGAATGCCAGAAGATCCTGGCGCTCTACCAGCCGGTAGCTCATGATCTCAGGCATATCATTGCCGTCTTGAAGATTAACGCAGAACTCGAGCGCATTGGGGACGCCACTGTGAATATCTCCGAGCGTGTGCTCCTGCTCGTGAACAAGGAGTGGATGGATATTCACATCGACTTCCCTGACATGGCTCAGAAAGCCCAGGACATGCTGCACAAGAGCCTTGACGCGCTGGTGAACCTCGATGCCTCGCTCGCTTACGAAGTCATCCTCGCTGATGATGAGGTGGATGCAATAAACGAGCATATGTACGGCCAGGTCGAGAAAGCGATTCAACAGGAGCCAGACCGGGTTGACAGCTACATCAACCTGCTTGGCATCTCCCATAACATTGAGCGGATCGCCGACCATGCCTCCAATATCGCCGAGGACGTCATCTACCTCTTGGAGGGCAGGATAGTACGGCACCGGGCGGAAGAATTCAGGCGCGGGACCGCCCGGGAGTGA
- a CDS encoding cyclophilin-like fold protein, with protein sequence MRIRISWPNGALTGLLNDSATARQLAEVLPVSSSANTWGDEVYFSVPVETELDAHPKQVVAPGTICFWVQGSSVAIPYGPTPVSVGNECRLVTAVNVIGKLDGDPKTLFSVQDGDTIVLEAENG encoded by the coding sequence ATGCGTATACGGATTAGTTGGCCCAACGGCGCCCTCACGGGGCTTTTGAACGACTCGGCCACCGCCCGCCAGCTGGCTGAAGTATTGCCGGTTTCTTCCTCCGCCAATACGTGGGGCGACGAAGTCTATTTCAGCGTGCCCGTCGAAACCGAACTCGATGCGCATCCCAAACAGGTGGTCGCTCCGGGAACCATTTGCTTCTGGGTGCAGGGTTCATCGGTCGCCATTCCCTACGGGCCCACGCCTGTCTCGGTCGGGAACGAATGCCGCCTCGTAACCGCCGTCAACGTCATCGGAAAACTCGACGGCGATCCCAAGACGTTATTTTCCGTCCAAGACGGGGATACCATTGTTCTCGAAGCCGAAAACGGCTAA